The following proteins are encoded in a genomic region of Danio rerio strain Tuebingen ecotype United States chromosome 16, GRCz12tu, whole genome shotgun sequence:
- the LOC101885930 gene encoding uncharacterized protein isoform X1, which produces MTEEVGGRGVKRKADDDFHSILGEGKPYALRKRIRVAELENTRDTEMSSYQEKTSSGGRGVKRKADDDFHSVLGEGKPYALRKRIKVAELENTRVDADTEASSSGGRGVKRKADDDFHSVLGEGKPYALRKRIRAAETSSDENSSSGGRGVKRKADDAFQSVSGGGKPSAHRKRIRVAELENTSVDADTEASSSGGRGVKRKADDDLQSDSDGVKPYALRKRIKAAETSSDENSRSEAPRALKRKAGCLDQDTVAAKRVKTAQIQHGGSSKTAAEDRSSAKDSSSAKDSSSAKDSS; this is translated from the exons taggaggaagaggagtgaagaggaaagcggatgatgattttcacagtattttaggTGAAGGCAAACCATACGCTCTGCGGAAACGTATCAGAGTTGCAGAGCTGGAGAACACAAGAGACACAGAGATGAGCAGCTATCAAGAGAAAACCAGCTCAG gaggaagaggagtgaagcggaaagcggatgatgattttcacagtgttttaggTGAAGGTAAACCTTATGCACTGCGCAAACGCATCAAAGTTGCTGAGCTGGAGAACACAAGAGTGGACGCCGACACAGAGgcgtccagctcag gaggaagaggagtgaagaggaaagcggatgatgattttcacagtgttttaggTGAAGGTAAACCTTATGCACTGCGGAAACGCATCAGAGCTGCTGAGACGTCCAGCGATGAGAACAGCAGCTCAG gaggaagaggagtgaagcggAAAGCAGATGATGCTTTTCAGAGTGTTTCTGGTGGAGGTAAACCATCTGCCCACCGGAAACGCATCAGAGTTGCTGAGCTGGAGAACACAAGTGTAGACGCCGACACAGAGgcgtccagctcag gaggaagaggagtgaagaggaaagcggatgatgatttgCAGAGTGATTCTGATGGAGTCAAACCATACGCTCTGCGCAAACGCATCAAAGCTGCAGAGACGTCCAGCGATGAGAACAGCCGCTCAG AAGCTCCAAGAGCACTGAAGAGGAAGGCTGGATGTCTGGATCAGGACACAGTTGCTGCAAAACGAGTGAAAACAGCCCAGATCCAACATGGCGGCAGCAGCAAAACTGCAGCAGAAGACAGAAgttcagctaaagacagcagctcagctaaagacagcagctcagctaaagacagcagctaa
- the LOC141378265 gene encoding serine/threonine-protein kinase pim-3-like isoform X2: MEKSMLHVPGPSGQRRPPCRQRIGPSPGSVEAKYDLKENIGAGCYGNVYRGIRKMDGKQFIIKSTTSEVDSNVKVCKTIMLVMEYLGPCRTLEDFLQKHQHLEERVARTLILQIVKAAQECLRRKICHHDIHDCNILVIDRPLQIKLIDFGCGMHICHDPKKYPPDTRISPKKAVKNTVKQLFGIMREIEKQCSSIPEEFMAFMNTCITLGDDDQRLQTVQQILDQPWLKNQ, from the exons atggaaaaaagtatGTTACATGTTCCCGGTCCTTCCGGACAAAGAAGACCGCCATGTAGACAGAGGATAGGGCCTTCTCCTGGTTCTG TGGAAGCAAAATATGACCTGAAAGAAAATATTGGAGCTGGCTGCTACGGCAATGTCTATCGTGGTATCAGAAAAATGGACGGCAAACAG TTTATCATCAAGTCGACTACTTCAGAAGTTGACAGCAATGTG AAAGTGTGTAAGACAATAATGTTGGTGATGGAGTATCTCGGCCCGTGCAGAACACTGGAGGATTTCCTGCAGAAGCACCAACACCTGGAGGAGAGAGTCGCGCGTACGCTTATCCtgcagattgtcaaagcagcgcaGGAGTGCTTGAGGCGGAAAATTTGTCATCATGATATTCATGATTGTAATATCCTCGTCATCGACCGGCCTCTGCAAATCAAGCTAATTGATTTTGGCTGTGGGATGCACATCTGTCATG ATCCAAAGAAATACCCACCAGACACAAGGATATCTCCAAAGAAGGCGGTTAAAAACACAGTGAAGCAGCTGTTTGGCATCATGCGGGAAATAGAAAAACAATGTTCCAGCATACCTGAAG aaTTCATGGCATTTATGAATACCTGCATTACCCTTGGGGATGATGATCAGAGACTGCAAACAGTGCAGCAGATTCTGGATCAGCCATGGCTaaaaaaccaataa
- the LOC141378265 gene encoding serine/threonine-protein kinase pim-2-like isoform X3 — MDGKQFIIKSTTSEVDSNVPGYPLPIPIEVAMMTIVRDPPSPLLIKLQEWFLVKVEKLPRGKVCKTIMLVMEYLGPCRTLEDFLQKHQHLEERVARTLILQIVKAAQECLRRKICHHDIHDCNILVIDRPLQIKLIDFGCGMHICHDPKKYPPDTRISPKKAVKNTVKQLFGIMREIEKQCSSIPEEFMAFMNTCITLGDDDQRLQTVQQILDQPWLKNQ; from the exons ATGGACGGCAAACAG TTTATCATCAAGTCGACTACTTCAGAAGTTGACAGCAATGTG CCTGGATATCCGTTACCCATACCAATCGAAGTGGCCATGATGACAATTGTGAGAGATCCCCCCAGCCCGCTGCTCATCAAGCTCCAGGAATGGTTTTTAGTTAAAGTGGAGAAATTGCCAAGAGGA AAAGTGTGTAAGACAATAATGTTGGTGATGGAGTATCTCGGCCCGTGCAGAACACTGGAGGATTTCCTGCAGAAGCACCAACACCTGGAGGAGAGAGTCGCGCGTACGCTTATCCtgcagattgtcaaagcagcgcaGGAGTGCTTGAGGCGGAAAATTTGTCATCATGATATTCATGATTGTAATATCCTCGTCATCGACCGGCCTCTGCAAATCAAGCTAATTGATTTTGGCTGTGGGATGCACATCTGTCATG ATCCAAAGAAATACCCACCAGACACAAGGATATCTCCAAAGAAGGCGGTTAAAAACACAGTGAAGCAGCTGTTTGGCATCATGCGGGAAATAGAAAAACAATGTTCCAGCATACCTGAAG aaTTCATGGCATTTATGAATACCTGCATTACCCTTGGGGATGATGATCAGAGACTGCAAACAGTGCAGCAGATTCTGGATCAGCCATGGCTaaaaaaccaataa
- the LOC141378265 gene encoding serine/threonine-protein kinase pim-2-like isoform X1 has product MEKSMLHVPGPSGQRRPPCRQRIGPSPGSVEAKYDLKENIGAGCYGNVYRGIRKMDGKQFIIKSTTSEVDSNVPGYPLPIPIEVAMMTIVRDPPSPLLIKLQEWFLVKVEKLPRGKVCKTIMLVMEYLGPCRTLEDFLQKHQHLEERVARTLILQIVKAAQECLRRKICHHDIHDCNILVIDRPLQIKLIDFGCGMHICHDPKKYPPDTRISPKKAVKNTVKQLFGIMREIEKQCSSIPEEFMAFMNTCITLGDDDQRLQTVQQILDQPWLKNQ; this is encoded by the exons atggaaaaaagtatGTTACATGTTCCCGGTCCTTCCGGACAAAGAAGACCGCCATGTAGACAGAGGATAGGGCCTTCTCCTGGTTCTG TGGAAGCAAAATATGACCTGAAAGAAAATATTGGAGCTGGCTGCTACGGCAATGTCTATCGTGGTATCAGAAAAATGGACGGCAAACAG TTTATCATCAAGTCGACTACTTCAGAAGTTGACAGCAATGTG CCTGGATATCCGTTACCCATACCAATCGAAGTGGCCATGATGACAATTGTGAGAGATCCCCCCAGCCCGCTGCTCATCAAGCTCCAGGAATGGTTTTTAGTTAAAGTGGAGAAATTGCCAAGAGGA AAAGTGTGTAAGACAATAATGTTGGTGATGGAGTATCTCGGCCCGTGCAGAACACTGGAGGATTTCCTGCAGAAGCACCAACACCTGGAGGAGAGAGTCGCGCGTACGCTTATCCtgcagattgtcaaagcagcgcaGGAGTGCTTGAGGCGGAAAATTTGTCATCATGATATTCATGATTGTAATATCCTCGTCATCGACCGGCCTCTGCAAATCAAGCTAATTGATTTTGGCTGTGGGATGCACATCTGTCATG ATCCAAAGAAATACCCACCAGACACAAGGATATCTCCAAAGAAGGCGGTTAAAAACACAGTGAAGCAGCTGTTTGGCATCATGCGGGAAATAGAAAAACAATGTTCCAGCATACCTGAAG aaTTCATGGCATTTATGAATACCTGCATTACCCTTGGGGATGATGATCAGAGACTGCAAACAGTGCAGCAGATTCTGGATCAGCCATGGCTaaaaaaccaataa